In Rhodothermus sp., a single genomic region encodes these proteins:
- a CDS encoding NAD(+)/NADH kinase — translation MIYGITGNTQKEQLWRPVAQLLRWLEAQGLEARLHPAVARGLVARGLLPETEVASLKAQDLAAEVDILLSFGGDGTLLQSAHLAGRRGTPVLGINIGRMGFLADVEVEQVREAIRMIEAGNYHLEARMVLEAELEDGPLPELPWALNEFVIDRSGLAGLITIDVTVDGVILNRYWADGLIFSTPTGSTAYSLSAGGPIVSPACEVVILTPIAPHTLTLRPIVLPASVEIEARVYTGGQPYVLAADGHSQLIHREGQRITIRKAAHTVNLVKLPGQHYFQTLRTKLMWGAR, via the coding sequence ATGATTTACGGTATCACAGGCAATACGCAGAAGGAGCAACTCTGGAGACCTGTTGCCCAATTGCTTCGGTGGCTGGAAGCGCAGGGCCTCGAAGCCCGTCTGCATCCAGCAGTAGCCAGGGGTCTGGTCGCGCGTGGCCTGCTCCCTGAAACCGAAGTAGCCTCCTTGAAGGCCCAGGACCTGGCCGCTGAAGTAGATATCCTGCTCTCATTTGGTGGGGACGGCACCTTGCTCCAGAGTGCCCACCTGGCAGGTCGCCGAGGCACGCCTGTACTGGGCATCAATATCGGCCGCATGGGCTTTCTGGCGGACGTGGAAGTAGAGCAGGTACGGGAAGCCATCCGGATGATCGAGGCCGGGAACTATCATCTGGAAGCCCGTATGGTCCTCGAGGCCGAGCTGGAGGATGGACCGCTTCCGGAGCTTCCCTGGGCCCTGAACGAATTCGTGATCGACCGCAGTGGTCTGGCCGGGTTGATCACGATCGATGTCACCGTTGACGGGGTCATCCTGAACCGTTACTGGGCTGACGGCCTTATCTTCTCGACGCCGACCGGCTCCACCGCTTATTCGTTGTCGGCCGGCGGGCCCATTGTATCCCCGGCCTGCGAGGTGGTCATCCTGACTCCGATTGCCCCCCATACCCTGACGCTACGTCCCATCGTGCTTCCTGCTTCGGTAGAGATCGAGGCGCGCGTTTATACCGGAGGTCAGCCCTACGTGCTGGCCGCCGACGGCCACAGTCAGCTTATCCACCGTGAAGGCCAGCGTATCACCATCCGAAAAGCGGCACATACCGTAAATCTCGTCAAACTACCCGGCCAGCATTACTTCCAGACACTACGCACCAAGCTGATGTGGGGCGCTCGTTAG